In Thermoplasmata archaeon, the DNA window GCCTTCCAGGAGCGAGAGCACGAGTAGGGCGTCGGGAAGGCAGTAGCGCCCCTGGCAGAGCCCGGTGCCGACGCCCGAGTAGCGCTTGATCACCTCGATGCCCCGGTAGCCGAGTCGATGCGCCGACTCGATCTCCTCGAGCAGCACGTCCTCACAGGGGCAGGCCACCCAACGGCCGGGCCGCGGGCCCCGCAGCAGCTCGCGGTAGTAGCCCTCCAGCTCGTGCGGCCCCTCCCGTGCGACCCCGGTCGACCTCGACAGGACGCCCTCGCGGCGGCCGAGGATCGCGTCGGCCGCGATCCCCCCGCTCGCGGCCGCATCACCCGCCAGCGCGCCGGTTGTCTCGCCGACCGCGAAGAGGCCGGGCACCGAGGTCTCGCCGGCCGGATCGGTGAGCGGGTAGTAGGCGCCCGTGCCCGACCGCCACTCCATGCGGGCGCCCGCCTGGAAGAACAGCTGCGGAGTCGGCAGGCGACGGTGCGCGAGTATCACGGCGTCGCAGGCGAGCGAGAACTCGGCCCCCCCGCCCCGCGCCTGCAGCCGCAGCCGTCGCACGCGGCCCCGGCCGCTCGCCGATCGCACCAGCGTCCGCGGGTAGAGCGGGATCTCGAGCTCCGAGGCGCGGCGCACGAGCTCCGGATGGATGGCCCCGGGCGCCACGACCGCGTCGACGCGGTGGCCGAGCTCGGCGAGCACCTCCTCGGCGCGCGCCCCGCCGCCGAGGACGATGCCGCGCCGGAACGGCGGCTCCCCGCCCGGTCGGGTCAGTGCGAGGGCGCCGTCCGCCGTCAGCACCCCGGGGCGGTCGTTCCCTCCAAAGAGGAGCATCCCGTCGTAGGCGCCCGTCGCGACGATCGCCACGCGGGCGCGCACCTCGATGCCACGGCCCAGTTCGTCGAAGCCGAGCAGGACGAACGGCTCGTCCGGCGACCGGCGCGGCGGGAGGAACGTGACGGTGGTGCGATCGAGGAGATCGGCGCCGGGGATCGACGGCGGCGCGAGCGAGCGATCGACGACGAGCACGGAGCGCCCCGAGGTGACCAGACGCGCGGCCGCCGCCGCGCCGCTCGCCCCGCCACCGATCACGACGACCTCCGCGGTCCGTCGAACGGCCGGGGCCGGCGTCCCGGCCGGTGCGGGCGCGGGCGCCGCCCCGTAGCCCGCGAGGCGTCGAACCACGCGCTGGTAGAGTCCGGTCGCCCACGCCGGACGACGGAATCCGCGCAGCGTGTCAACGCCCGACGGGAACACGAAGTCGAGGGCGCCGAGGACGTCGAAGCGCGCCGAGGGCCACGCGTTCTCCGTGACGACCCGATCGCCCTCCTGCGGCTGGTAACGGCAGGCGCGGACGTTCGGGCGCCCGTTCACCCGCACGAGGCAGCCGGTGCACTGGCCGATCCCGCAGATCGGCGCCCGTGGCCGATGGTAGCGGATCGAGCGCTGGAGCGTCGGGAGCCCTCCGCGAGCGATCGCAGCGAGCAGCGTCTCGTCCGGTCGGGCCTCCCGCGGTCTGCCCTCGAAGAGGAACCGACGCGCCGGAGCCCCCGCCATCCCGAACCGCGGTCACGAGCGGCGCCGCTCTTTACGGTAGTCCTCTCGAAGCGCCGGCGAGCGCGGCACCGGCGCGACGCGAACAATGGAGGAACGTGGTGGCTATATAGAAAGGGAGAACTCCGCCCTCCCATCCGCATGCGGAGCACCGGCGGCTTCCACGGGCGGCGCATCCAGAAGACCGGCGGCTCGACGTTCATCATCTCGCTGCCGAAGAACTGGGTCGTCAACCGCGGCCTCAACGCCGGCGACACGCTGTTCTTCACCCCGCGGGCCGACGGCTCGCTCACGGTGTTCGCCGACTCCGGCGCGCCGGGCGACGCCGAGCGCCGGATCGTCGAGATCTCGAACGATCTCGAGATCGAGCACTTGTTCCGTCGCCTGATCGCGGAGTACATCGCCGGCTACCCGCTGCTCGAGATCCGGACACCGGCGCGGATGAGCCCGCGCACGCGCGAGGTGATCCGCAATTTCGCCCAGCGCATGATCGGCCCCGAGATCCTGGAGGAGACTGCCGAATCGGTGATCCTGCAGGACGTGGTCGGCCAGAACCCGCTCCCGATCCCGTCGGTGATCCGACGGATGCACCAGATGGTGCGCGCGATGCAGACGGACGCGATGGCCGCGTTCCGCGCGCGCGACCCCTCGATCGCCCGGGACGTCATCGAACGCGACTGGGAGGTCGACCGCCTCCACTGGTTCCTCCAGAAGCAGGTGACGAGCGCGCTCCGGGACGCCCGGATCCTCGCGACGCTCGACCTCACGCTGCCGGAGTGCTCGACGTACCTGCTCGCCTCGCGCGTCCTCGAGCGGATCGCCGACCACGCGGTCCGCATCGCCGAGACCGTGACGATCCTGGGCAAGGAGCGCACCCCGGACCGCCTGTTGAGCGAGCTCGACCGCATGGCGAGCGCCGCCGCCAGCGCGCTCGCGGACGCGCTCGACAGCCTCGACTCGCGGGACATCGCGAAGGCCAACGCCGTCATCGACGCCGCGAAACGGATGACGCGGGAGCGCGACCACGTGCTGCACGAGCTCA includes these proteins:
- a CDS encoding 2Fe-2S iron-sulfur cluster-binding protein; protein product: MAGAPARRFLFEGRPREARPDETLLAAIARGGLPTLQRSIRYHRPRAPICGIGQCTGCLVRVNGRPNVRACRYQPQEGDRVVTENAWPSARFDVLGALDFVFPSGVDTLRGFRRPAWATGLYQRVVRRLAGYGAAPAPAPAGTPAPAVRRTAEVVVIGGGASGAAAAARLVTSGRSVLVVDRSLAPPSIPGADLLDRTTVTFLPPRRSPDEPFVLLGFDELGRGIEVRARVAIVATGAYDGMLLFGGNDRPGVLTADGALALTRPGGEPPFRRGIVLGGGARAEEVLAELGHRVDAVVAPGAIHPELVRRASELEIPLYPRTLVRSASGRGRVRRLRLQARGGGAEFSLACDAVILAHRRLPTPQLFFQAGARMEWRSGTGAYYPLTDPAGETSVPGLFAVGETTGALAGDAAASGGIAADAILGRREGVLSRSTGVAREGPHELEGYYRELLRGPRPGRWVACPCEDVLLEEIESAHRLGYRGIEVIKRYSGVGTGLCQGRYCLPDALLVLSLLEGRAPPEVGYITQRPPLAPTPLGAFASLDGTAPTGDM
- a CDS encoding phosphate uptake regulator PhoU; the encoded protein is MRSTGGFHGRRIQKTGGSTFIISLPKNWVVNRGLNAGDTLFFTPRADGSLTVFADSGAPGDAERRIVEISNDLEIEHLFRRLIAEYIAGYPLLEIRTPARMSPRTREVIRNFAQRMIGPEILEETAESVILQDVVGQNPLPIPSVIRRMHQMVRAMQTDAMAAFRARDPSIARDVIERDWEVDRLHWFLQKQVTSALRDARILATLDLTLPECSTYLLASRVLERIADHAVRIAETVTILGKERTPDRLLSELDRMASAAASALADALDSLDSRDIAKANAVIDAAKRMTRERDHVLHELTSKRGRLAVGLAYVLESLERSAFYASDLAEIAINRAVESPAATDERGHPSAEHVAA